The proteins below come from a single Pseudomonas sp. MYb118 genomic window:
- a CDS encoding chemotaxis response regulator CheY: MKILIVDDFSTMRRIIKNLLRDLGFTNTVEADDGTTAIPVLNSGSIDFLVTDWNMPGMTGIDLLRHVRADEKLKHLPVLMVTAEAKREQIIEAAQAGVNGYVVKPFTAQALKEKIEKIFERIG, translated from the coding sequence ATGAAAATCCTCATCGTTGATGACTTCTCAACGATGCGGCGGATCATTAAGAACCTGTTGCGTGACCTTGGGTTCACCAACACGGTCGAGGCCGACGATGGCACCACCGCCATTCCGGTCCTCAACAGCGGAAGCATCGACTTTCTGGTAACCGACTGGAACATGCCTGGCATGACCGGCATTGATCTGCTGCGCCACGTGCGCGCCGATGAAAAGCTCAAGCACCTGCCGGTGCTGATGGTGACCGCCGAAGCCAAGCGCGAGCAGATCATCGAAGCGGCCCAGGCCGGTGTAAACGGCTATGTGGTCAAACCCTTCACGGCCCAGGCGTTGAAAGAAAAAATCGAGAAGATTTTCGAACGCATCGGTTGA